One Brumimicrobium sp. DNA window includes the following coding sequences:
- a CDS encoding ABC transporter ATP-binding protein: MSNIAIKLDHVSKKYSIGKEKDGSLRGTLATIFTKKSEKSEDFWALKDISFEVQKGDVVGIIGKNGAGKSTLLKILSQITRPTEGRIEINGRVASLLEVGTGFHPELTGRENIFLNGTILGMTRKEVQSKFDEIVAFSGIEKFIDTPVKHYSSGMYVRLAFAVAAHLEPEILIIDEVLAVGDAEFQKKCLGKMKDVAGEGRTVLFVSHDLAAVRNLCTRGIVLKEGQMIFNGNTTEAISIYNQNQFTTKDFFNESIDKLKDYDIHSIQIKNEKGKSQHIFEISDKIVIDFDFYIKPHASLYSMYLCIKNTNGTKAFSIDKKIEKEHHQFIIDSYCLTRGSYTLEIFIQIPQRFRLGVFEDVTMFQVVDHESELAVHGSYDYGNTFGKYEWS, encoded by the coding sequence ATGAGCAATATAGCCATTAAGTTAGACCATGTTTCCAAAAAATACAGTATTGGGAAGGAAAAGGACGGCAGTTTACGCGGTACCTTAGCAACTATTTTTACCAAAAAATCAGAAAAATCGGAAGATTTCTGGGCCTTAAAAGATATTTCTTTTGAAGTGCAAAAAGGAGATGTGGTGGGCATTATTGGAAAGAATGGTGCAGGTAAATCGACTTTATTAAAGATTCTTTCACAAATTACGCGACCTACTGAAGGAAGAATTGAAATTAATGGCCGTGTGGCTTCTTTACTGGAAGTCGGGACTGGTTTTCACCCGGAATTAACCGGACGAGAAAATATTTTTTTAAATGGCACTATTCTCGGCATGACACGCAAAGAAGTACAATCCAAATTTGATGAGATTGTAGCTTTCTCTGGTATTGAGAAATTTATCGATACACCTGTTAAGCATTATTCCTCCGGAATGTATGTGCGTTTAGCTTTTGCAGTGGCAGCACATTTGGAACCCGAAATTTTGATTATTGATGAAGTCTTGGCGGTGGGTGATGCTGAATTTCAGAAGAAATGTTTGGGGAAAATGAAGGATGTGGCTGGAGAAGGGAGGACGGTGTTGTTTGTGAGTCATGATTTGGCGGCGGTAAGAAATTTGTGTACAAGAGGAATAGTATTGAAAGAAGGACAAATGATTTTTAATGGAAATACCACTGAAGCCATTTCTATTTATAATCAAAATCAGTTCACAACAAAAGACTTCTTCAATGAGTCAATTGATAAATTAAAAGATTATGATATTCATTCTATCCAAATAAAAAATGAGAAAGGCAAAAGTCAACACATATTTGAGATTTCAGATAAAATAGTGATTGATTTTGATTTTTATATCAAGCCTCATGCATCTTTATATTCCATGTATTTATGCATCAAAAACACCAATGGAACAAAGGCTTTTTCAATAGATAAGAAAATAGAAAAAGAGCATCACCAATTTATTATTGATAGCTATTGCCTTACTAGAGGAAGCTATACTTTGGAGATATTTATACAGATTCCCCAAAGATTCAGATTGGGTGTGTTTGAGGATGTGACTATGTTTCAGGTGGTTGATCATGAGTCTGAATTAGCAGTACATGGTAGTTATGATTATGGGAATACCTTTGGGAAATATGAATGGAGTTAG
- a CDS encoding FkbM family methyltransferase, with translation MKKFILHIINKLGYRIEKNFNDNNMEFYAQSNHVILNKIEQGRILYQLNDFSISLRKLPSSDYEVLKQVLIKEEYAFVKSFFKLNNIIPKIMIDAGANIGLTSIYFKNTFKDLQIFCIEPEWNNFKQLTTNIENNRLADSVKVYRAGLMGVENIPLKIGSEFRDHNDWAKQTLYATDDESDIKSITIPQIMHENNIEYIDLLKIDIEGAETFLLEKETETNFLDKTKCIAIEVHDEYDCRTGIYQLLKARNFILCEYGETTMGINTNLL, from the coding sequence TTGAAAAAATTCATTCTTCATATTATTAATAAGCTCGGTTATCGTATTGAGAAAAATTTCAATGATAATAATATGGAGTTTTATGCCCAAAGTAATCACGTAATTCTTAATAAAATTGAACAAGGAAGAATTCTATATCAGTTGAATGATTTTTCTATTTCACTTCGAAAGTTACCTTCTTCCGATTATGAGGTTCTAAAACAGGTCTTGATTAAAGAGGAATATGCCTTTGTGAAAAGCTTCTTTAAATTAAATAATATTATTCCAAAAATTATGATTGATGCTGGAGCAAACATTGGTTTGACTTCGATATATTTCAAAAATACTTTTAAAGATTTACAAATTTTCTGCATAGAACCTGAATGGAATAATTTCAAGCAACTAACTACGAATATTGAAAATAATCGATTAGCCGATTCAGTAAAAGTATATCGAGCTGGTTTAATGGGAGTAGAAAATATTCCACTAAAGATAGGTTCAGAGTTTAGAGATCATAACGATTGGGCAAAACAAACACTCTATGCAACTGATGATGAAAGCGATATTAAGAGTATAACTATACCCCAAATCATGCATGAGAATAATATTGAATACATAGATCTTTTAAAAATAGATATTGAAGGTGCTGAAACCTTTCTTTTAGAGAAAGAAACAGAGACAAATTTTTTAGACAAAACAAAATGTATTGCCATAGAAGTACACGATGAATATGATTGTCGTACAGGTATCTATCAACTTTTAAAGGCAAGAAATTTTATACTCTGTGAATATGGAGAAACAACTATGGGAATTAATACAAATCTTTTATAA
- a CDS encoding glycosyltransferase family 2 protein codes for MQSSIVVSIIIPCYNHGKYIEETLESIERSKDKYSVEIIIVNDGSTDEFTIQKLKEIEEKGYFVLNQENQGLGKTRNNGIKLAKGKYVLPLDSDNKVCSPYLNEAVDMLEKNEQIDIIYGNAQYIGEKKGIWKNQKLDRKRLLFANQIDACAIFRKSVWEEVGGYAEDMPYMGCEDWNFWLRALNKNKSFYYLENVCFEYRVLSESMIHSISDDFNSKIFSYNTMDLYDLYNRSMREDHDKFHNIFHGGLLRKITKLILNHFGCYKY; via the coding sequence ATGCAGTCATCAATAGTAGTTAGTATTATCATTCCCTGTTACAATCACGGGAAATATATAGAAGAAACGTTAGAGAGTATCGAACGTTCAAAAGATAAATATTCTGTTGAAATTATCATCGTTAATGATGGCTCAACTGACGAATTTACTATTCAGAAGCTGAAAGAAATAGAAGAGAAAGGATACTTTGTACTTAATCAAGAAAATCAAGGTTTAGGAAAAACCCGAAATAATGGAATTAAATTAGCAAAAGGAAAGTATGTTTTACCTTTGGATAGTGATAATAAGGTTTGTTCTCCCTATCTGAATGAAGCTGTTGATATGTTAGAAAAGAATGAGCAAATTGATATTATTTATGGGAATGCACAGTATATTGGGGAAAAAAAAGGTATATGGAAAAATCAAAAACTAGATAGAAAAAGATTATTATTTGCTAACCAAATAGACGCTTGTGCTATTTTCCGTAAATCTGTTTGGGAAGAAGTAGGTGGTTATGCAGAGGACATGCCATATATGGGCTGTGAAGATTGGAACTTTTGGCTAAGAGCTTTAAACAAAAATAAATCATTTTATTATCTTGAAAATGTATGTTTTGAATATAGAGTTTTATCTGAATCCATGATACATTCTATATCTGATGATTTTAACTCAAAAATATTTTCTTATAATACTATGGATTTATACGATTTATACAATCGTTCTATGCGAGAAGATCACGACAAATTTCATAATATCTTTCATGGTGGTCTTTTACGAAAAATAACCAAATTAATACTAAATCATTTCGGATGCTATAAGTATTAA
- a CDS encoding ATP-binding protein, with protein MDFERKELSILQQRVLEKRNFLQVIVGPRQVGKTTLVKQLMHKIELPTILESADSVDSLNETWIAQIWESARLKITAQNVPEVLLIIDEIQKISNWSEQVKKLWDEDSLHGTNIKVILLGSSRLLLQKGLTESLAGRFELLPLSHWTFSEMKEAFGWSASQYAWFGGYPGSVFLIQDENRWKDYVRNSLLETTISKDILLLTQVNKPALLKRLFELGSLYSGQILSYTKMLGQLLDAGNTTTLSHYLDLLDTAGLLGGIEKYATNSIHKRASSPKFQVYNSAIIAAQSDLHYQDIILQPKEWGRVIESAIGVHLINACKTSSMKLFYWREGNDEVDFVLTKGEQLIGIEVKTNAKRSTQGMRKFNERFSPNKLLLVGSEGIPWEDFLSMEVEMLF; from the coding sequence ATGGATTTTGAACGAAAAGAGCTTTCAATTTTGCAGCAGCGAGTGCTTGAAAAACGGAATTTCCTTCAAGTCATTGTAGGCCCTCGGCAGGTGGGAAAAACGACCTTGGTCAAGCAATTAATGCACAAAATCGAACTTCCAACTATCTTAGAATCCGCCGATAGTGTCGATTCTTTAAACGAAACGTGGATTGCGCAAATTTGGGAAAGTGCCCGTTTAAAGATTACCGCTCAGAACGTACCGGAAGTTTTACTAATTATTGATGAGATTCAAAAGATTTCCAATTGGAGCGAACAAGTAAAGAAATTGTGGGATGAAGATTCTCTTCATGGTACGAATATTAAAGTGATTTTGTTGGGTTCTTCCCGTTTACTTCTTCAAAAAGGATTAACGGAATCATTGGCAGGGCGATTTGAATTACTACCTCTTTCCCATTGGACTTTTTCTGAAATGAAAGAAGCGTTTGGTTGGTCCGCTTCCCAATACGCATGGTTTGGAGGTTATCCCGGTTCGGTGTTCCTCATTCAAGATGAGAATCGATGGAAAGATTACGTACGAAATTCACTCTTGGAAACAACCATTTCAAAAGATATTCTACTTCTAACGCAAGTAAATAAACCGGCACTTTTAAAGCGACTTTTTGAGCTCGGAAGTTTATACTCCGGACAAATTCTATCCTATACTAAAATGCTGGGACAATTATTAGATGCCGGAAATACAACCACACTATCTCATTATTTAGATTTGTTGGATACAGCCGGCTTGTTGGGCGGAATTGAAAAATATGCGACTAATAGTATTCACAAACGTGCCTCAAGTCCCAAGTTTCAAGTATATAATTCTGCGATTATTGCTGCCCAAAGCGATTTGCATTATCAAGATATCATTTTGCAACCAAAAGAATGGGGGCGAGTTATCGAATCGGCTATTGGAGTACATTTAATCAATGCATGCAAAACGAGTAGCATGAAATTGTTCTATTGGCGGGAAGGAAATGATGAAGTGGATTTTGTACTTACAAAAGGAGAGCAATTGATTGGCATTGAGGTGAAGACCAATGCCAAACGCTCCACCCAAGGAATGCGCAAATTCAACGAGCGATTTTCTCCTAACAAACTATTATTAGTAGGTTCTGAGGGAATTCCATGGGAAGATTTTCTAAGCATGGAAGTAGAAATGTTGTTTTGA
- a CDS encoding glycosyltransferase family 2 protein, translating to MGRFSKHGSRNVVLIFNIGTCKMELSIIIVNYKTPILTHRCIESIYQSKTSFNFEIIVVDNFSQDDSEKIITKDFPEVKWINNTYNAGFGRANNLGVSQAKGEYILLLNSDMLLSQDLHPCIEKLEESTLNGVLGCQLQNEDGSFQKSCYYDVGTIRHLLSYNILWYKLFKPQPKSLDAVMGSFMLIRKTDFDVVGGFDKDFFMYAEELEMCYRVKKKGKKIVYFDKYIAIHKHGGSSTESNWTLRQNLLSNALLYLKTGGWLSYLSYHLIYHFNIITNTFLSFSLSKNDRQVYQKLYIAYLSNYFRYFYLPFIYSFKKNREFLKVKR from the coding sequence ATGGGAAGATTTTCTAAGCATGGAAGTAGAAATGTTGTTTTGATTTTTAATATAGGAACTTGTAAAATGGAACTTTCAATTATAATTGTAAATTATAAAACACCGATTTTAACACATCGTTGTATTGAAAGTATTTACCAATCAAAAACTTCTTTCAATTTTGAAATAATTGTAGTAGATAATTTCTCACAAGATGATTCAGAAAAGATTATTACAAAAGATTTTCCCGAAGTAAAGTGGATAAATAACACCTACAATGCAGGTTTTGGGAGAGCTAATAATTTGGGAGTTTCACAAGCGAAGGGAGAGTATATTTTATTGTTGAATTCAGATATGCTTCTTAGTCAAGATTTGCATCCATGTATTGAAAAATTGGAAGAATCAACATTAAATGGAGTTCTAGGCTGCCAATTACAAAACGAAGATGGTAGTTTTCAAAAATCTTGTTATTATGATGTTGGAACCATTCGTCACCTTTTATCATACAACATATTGTGGTATAAACTCTTTAAACCTCAACCAAAATCATTAGATGCAGTAATGGGTTCCTTTATGCTTATTCGCAAAACAGATTTTGACGTAGTTGGTGGGTTTGATAAAGATTTTTTTATGTATGCTGAAGAATTAGAAATGTGTTATCGAGTTAAAAAGAAAGGTAAAAAGATTGTTTATTTTGATAAATACATTGCAATTCACAAACATGGTGGAAGTTCAACTGAAAGTAATTGGACACTTCGGCAAAACTTGCTTTCTAACGCACTTCTATACTTAAAAACTGGAGGGTGGTTAAGTTATTTATCATATCATCTTATCTATCATTTCAATATCATTACTAATACCTTCTTATCTTTCAGCTTATCAAAAAATGACCGACAAGTTTATCAAAAACTATACATCGCTTATTTATCAAACTATTTTCGCTATTTTTATCTTCCTTTTATTTATTCCTTTAAAAAGAATAGGGAATTTTTGAAAGTTAAGAGATGA
- a CDS encoding glycosyltransferase — protein sequence MKEEQMDFPTISIVMIAYNVEKYIGEAIESVLAQKTSYSYELVIGEDCSTDDTRQIALAYESKYPDKIRVIQNKSNLGLTPNCVETHNHCRGKYIALLDSDDYWTDENKLQKQVDFLENNLDFAGSGHQSIKIYENNLTKRVLFGEQQNRVYTLMDMLTHRKFHTSSFVYRKEIWDKTGGIPKNISSNERAIYPMVAIFGKIKYFKDEMCVYRFSGEGLSSRIDYRELETDFNMFSWLKEIDKNFPIYRFKSFIHLCVYTYGTTKIPFRKLAYHYLSFSILSLSYFPKNLGDLKWGTIFFFQKFLKIK from the coding sequence ATGAAAGAAGAACAAATGGACTTTCCAACAATCAGTATTGTAATGATAGCCTATAACGTTGAAAAATATATAGGTGAAGCAATAGAAAGTGTCTTGGCTCAAAAAACATCTTATTCGTACGAATTGGTTATTGGAGAAGATTGTAGTACAGATGATACACGTCAGATAGCTTTAGCGTATGAATCAAAATATCCCGATAAAATCCGAGTCATCCAAAATAAAAGTAATCTTGGATTAACACCAAATTGTGTGGAAACGCATAATCATTGTCGTGGTAAATACATTGCTCTTTTAGATAGTGATGATTATTGGACTGATGAGAATAAGCTACAAAAACAGGTGGATTTTCTAGAAAATAATCTAGATTTTGCTGGTAGTGGTCATCAATCAATAAAAATATATGAGAATAATCTAACTAAAAGAGTTCTATTTGGTGAACAGCAGAATAGGGTTTACACCTTAATGGATATGTTAACACACCGAAAATTTCATACTTCTTCCTTTGTTTATCGAAAAGAAATTTGGGATAAAACGGGAGGCATCCCTAAGAATATTTCTTCCAATGAACGAGCTATTTATCCAATGGTGGCTATTTTTGGTAAGATCAAGTATTTTAAAGATGAAATGTGTGTGTATCGCTTTTCAGGGGAAGGGTTAAGTTCTAGGATTGATTACCGAGAACTGGAAACTGACTTCAATATGTTCTCTTGGCTAAAAGAAATCGACAAAAATTTTCCCATATATAGATTTAAGTCATTTATTCATCTATGTGTATATACCTATGGAACAACCAAAATCCCATTCCGTAAGCTAGCCTATCATTACCTTTCGTTTTCTATTTTATCGCTCTCTTACTTTCCAAAAAATTTAGGTGATTTAAAGTGGGGAACTATCTTCTTTTTTCAAAAGTTTTTAAAGATAAAATGA
- a CDS encoding glycosyltransferase: MTPLITIALPVFNDVDFISASLDSILAQTEQNFKLIISDDGSTDGSAEICKAYAGRDKRIKYIRQPKNLGISKNMEFLVAQADTPYFMWAGDDDLIHPDFIKTHTTALENDNNAIVSFNAYAIINEKDKIIAQIDINYGSFSRLIQLFKLVYFENDGFGYGVFKTEKIKHVKFPIWWWPNRKTPYNNIYPSLAYYLNRGRYLHQKKVLFSKRQKSPQKTNHVIGGQGNGTREIITYIIRRFYLVHYTFFQMLKSITFWNAFVVYPFMLIKWFLWSSLKLVCKSFWYKIRKR; this comes from the coding sequence ATGACCCCTCTTATCACCATAGCTCTTCCTGTTTTTAATGATGTTGACTTCATCTCTGCATCATTAGATTCTATCTTGGCACAAACTGAACAAAATTTCAAACTTATTATCTCCGATGATGGGTCGACAGATGGATCTGCTGAAATTTGCAAAGCCTATGCAGGAAGAGATAAGCGTATAAAATACATTCGTCAACCGAAAAATCTAGGAATTTCAAAGAATATGGAATTTCTTGTTGCACAAGCTGATACACCATACTTTATGTGGGCTGGAGATGATGATTTGATTCATCCTGATTTTATCAAAACGCATACTACTGCGTTAGAGAATGATAACAACGCTATCGTGTCTTTTAATGCGTATGCAATCATTAATGAAAAAGATAAAATAATAGCACAAATTGATATTAATTATGGTAGTTTTTCGCGATTAATACAACTATTTAAATTGGTCTATTTTGAGAATGATGGATTTGGATATGGAGTATTTAAAACAGAAAAAATAAAGCATGTAAAATTTCCTATTTGGTGGTGGCCAAACCGTAAAACGCCTTACAATAATATCTATCCTAGTTTGGCATATTATTTAAATCGTGGTAGATATTTACACCAAAAGAAAGTGTTATTCTCAAAAAGACAAAAATCTCCACAAAAGACGAATCATGTGATTGGAGGCCAAGGAAATGGGACGAGAGAAATTATCACCTATATCATTCGTAGGTTTTATCTGGTTCATTATACCTTTTTTCAAATGCTAAAATCCATTACTTTCTGGAATGCATTTGTTGTTTATCCTTTTATGCTAATCAAGTGGTTTTTATGGAGCAGTTTAAAGCTGGTTTGTAAGAGTTTCTGGTATAAAATCAGGAAGAGATGA
- a CDS encoding putative DNA binding domain-containing protein produces MQVEIIRNILKQGEGLTIEFKQAEFELPKNLFETVCAFLNREGGTILLGVDDNGGIRGVNADCAEKLCKDFANLSNNSEKLNPVFLLQPKVVELEGKKNIHVFVPSSSQVHQTRGVLYDRSSDGDFQVKTHIKRAELYTQKNTIYTENTIYPYLNESHFEDNIIEKVRKLIRLNRPAHPWLEAEGKTFFKMAGLYRTDLLTNVEGFTLAALLLLGKEEVITSMIPYYRVEALVRIRDKERYDDRLSLRTNLINVYEQLMEFIAKHLPDKFYLEGDTRISLREHIFREVIANFLIHREYINPRVSTLEIFETDCIIRNANKPHLYGDVRPTNCESFPKNPHLAKFFVQIGRAEELGTGIRKIFKYSQAYSGSNPKIAEGDIFEAIVPILTTTKTTTKTTTKTTTKTTTKTTTKIETQLIDYLTDNPKLSAKNLAKLLGLTEYGVRYHLKKLKSGKLLTYEGSPRSGKWIILNNKNNK; encoded by the coding sequence ATGCAAGTTGAAATTATTCGAAATATATTAAAACAAGGAGAGGGATTAACTATAGAATTTAAACAAGCTGAATTTGAGTTGCCTAAAAATCTTTTTGAAACTGTATGCGCTTTTTTAAACCGTGAGGGCGGTACAATATTATTAGGCGTTGATGATAATGGAGGCATAAGAGGTGTAAACGCTGATTGCGCTGAGAAGTTATGTAAGGATTTTGCGAATTTGTCAAATAACAGTGAAAAATTGAACCCAGTTTTTTTACTGCAACCAAAGGTTGTTGAACTGGAAGGAAAAAAAAATATTCATGTATTTGTTCCTTCAAGTTCACAAGTGCATCAAACGAGAGGAGTACTGTATGACCGAAGCTCGGACGGTGATTTTCAGGTAAAAACGCATATTAAAAGAGCAGAATTATATACTCAAAAAAATACGATTTATACAGAGAATACGATCTATCCTTATTTGAATGAATCCCATTTTGAGGATAACATTATTGAAAAAGTAAGAAAGTTAATTCGTTTGAACCGACCAGCTCATCCATGGTTAGAGGCAGAGGGGAAGACATTTTTTAAAATGGCAGGATTGTATCGTACCGATTTACTCACGAATGTGGAAGGTTTTACTTTAGCAGCATTGTTGCTTTTAGGGAAAGAAGAGGTCATCACGAGTATGATTCCGTATTATAGAGTAGAAGCATTAGTCAGAATTAGAGACAAGGAACGATATGATGATCGATTGTCCTTGCGTACTAATTTGATAAATGTTTATGAACAATTAATGGAATTTATAGCAAAACATTTACCCGATAAATTTTATTTGGAAGGAGACACACGGATTTCGTTGAGAGAGCATATTTTCAGAGAAGTAATCGCTAATTTTCTTATACACAGAGAGTATATTAATCCACGTGTTTCCACTTTAGAAATTTTTGAAACAGATTGTATTATACGAAATGCCAATAAACCACATTTATATGGAGATGTGAGACCGACCAATTGTGAATCATTCCCCAAAAACCCACATCTGGCTAAATTTTTTGTACAAATAGGTAGAGCGGAAGAATTAGGTACTGGAATACGTAAAATTTTTAAATATAGTCAGGCATACTCAGGTAGTAATCCTAAAATAGCAGAAGGAGATATTTTTGAAGCGATAGTACCTATTTTAACTACCACTAAAACTACCACTAAAACTACCACTAAAACTACCACTAAAACTACCACTAAAACTACCACTAAAATAGAAACACAACTTATTGATTATCTTACAGATAATCCCAAATTATCCGCTAAAAATTTAGCTAAATTATTAGGGTTAACGGAATATGGTGTCCGCTACCACTTAAAAAAACTAAAATCTGGTAAACTTTTAACGTATGAAGGTAGTCCGCGTTCGGGAAAATGGATAATACTAAATAACAAAAATAACAAATGA
- a CDS encoding glycosyltransferase: protein MKTVLILAYDFPPYVSVGGLRPHYWYEHFKEMGIYPVVITRNWNPIHGNGLDYIQPSNTAKVIIEETEFGTLIKTPYKTTLSNRLNLKGKNDIFSNILKKISTGWNEMGQWFLPIGTKYEVYKAARNYLKANKVDLILATGEPFVLFHYAAKLSKEFGVKWVADYRDPWSDNTSRSKSSPSFRMNVRNERLALRNVAHITTVSDFMKKKIEQIIGKKPIAIFPNGFNENAFEGIKTETQNTEVLTISLAGTIYDWHPYLAFLQTIHTYLVKYPEKRLKIHFYGINKEQEIQALITQNENLKEVVVFHPRMKNLLLLREMAKSNVLLLFNYYSYMGTKIYDYLALNRKILLCFEDDMEAQMLKEKYYNMASISGLSESLQADLIHSTNSGIVVKDREQLEKVLDDLFEEFEQRKYIENHTIGAENYSRKIQTERLVKLLIEISNKE, encoded by the coding sequence ATGAAAACCGTTCTCATCCTCGCCTACGATTTTCCACCCTACGTTTCTGTTGGTGGACTTCGACCGCATTATTGGTATGAGCATTTCAAAGAGATGGGAATTTATCCGGTGGTTATTACCCGCAATTGGAACCCTATTCATGGAAACGGACTAGATTACATACAACCGAGTAATACTGCTAAAGTGATTATTGAAGAAACTGAATTTGGCACACTTATCAAAACGCCGTATAAGACTACACTCTCCAATCGCTTGAATTTAAAGGGGAAGAATGATATTTTTTCTAATATTTTAAAGAAAATCAGTACCGGTTGGAACGAAATGGGGCAATGGTTCTTACCAATAGGCACAAAATATGAAGTATATAAAGCTGCCCGAAATTATCTGAAAGCAAATAAAGTTGATCTCATTTTAGCTACCGGAGAACCATTTGTATTGTTTCACTATGCCGCCAAATTGAGTAAAGAATTTGGGGTGAAATGGGTAGCCGATTATCGTGATCCGTGGAGTGATAATACTTCAAGGAGTAAGTCTTCACCTTCCTTCCGGATGAATGTTCGGAATGAAAGACTTGCCTTACGAAATGTCGCGCATATAACTACAGTATCTGATTTTATGAAGAAGAAAATAGAGCAAATTATTGGTAAAAAACCGATTGCTATCTTTCCCAATGGTTTCAATGAAAATGCATTTGAAGGAATTAAGACTGAAACACAAAATACTGAAGTGCTGACCATTTCCCTAGCTGGAACGATTTACGATTGGCATCCGTATCTTGCCTTTTTACAAACCATTCACACTTATCTTGTCAAGTACCCAGAAAAAAGACTTAAGATTCATTTTTACGGTATCAACAAAGAACAAGAAATACAAGCACTTATAACCCAAAATGAAAATCTTAAAGAGGTAGTCGTTTTCCATCCCCGCATGAAAAATCTACTCCTGCTTCGAGAAATGGCAAAAAGTAATGTCTTATTGCTCTTTAACTATTATTCCTATATGGGAACGAAGATATATGACTACCTTGCACTTAACCGTAAAATCCTTCTTTGTTTTGAGGATGATATGGAGGCACAAATGTTGAAAGAGAAATATTACAATATGGCATCCATATCTGGCCTTAGTGAGAGTCTCCAAGCTGATTTAATTCATAGTACCAATAGTGGAATTGTGGTCAAGGATAGAGAGCAGCTGGAAAAAGTTTTAGATGATTTGTTTGAGGAATTTGAGCAAAGGAAATATATTGAAAATCATACGATTGGGGCTGAAAATTATTCACGAAAGATTCAAACAGAGAGATTGGTAAAATTATTAATAGAGATAAGTAATAAGGAATAA
- a CDS encoding NAD-dependent epimerase/dehydratase family protein, translating to MRFVTGGTGLIGSHLLIELAQQDEPITAIYTRQHKIAQVKKLFEYYLQEEAEACFNRITWKVCDILDVSSLEEVMQGHTEVYHSAGFVSFARKDTGKLIDINRYGTANLVNLALSLGIKKFGFVSSTAAVGKKDVVEGIEITEETKWVKSSEIETYALSKYMAEKEVWRGINEGLNAVMVNPGVVIGAGDWKESSLAIFETVSKGLSYYPPGGTGYVDARDVARSLTQLMNKNIFGERYICVGVNAGFKELMDTIATQVGKKPPHKEITPFLMKIAYVFASIYSGITFSAPKLTKTVLKSSFTKTKFSNQKLKDAIGYEFYTLKESVENAVKGKLV from the coding sequence ATGAGATTTGTAACGGGAGGCACAGGACTTATAGGAAGTCACTTATTGATAGAACTTGCTCAACAAGATGAGCCTATTACCGCTATCTATACTCGTCAACATAAGATAGCTCAGGTTAAAAAGCTGTTCGAGTATTATCTTCAAGAAGAGGCTGAAGCTTGTTTTAACAGAATCACTTGGAAGGTCTGTGATATCTTAGATGTTTCTAGCTTGGAAGAGGTTATGCAAGGGCACACAGAAGTATATCATTCAGCTGGATTTGTATCTTTTGCTCGAAAAGATACAGGGAAACTCATCGATATTAATCGCTATGGCACTGCTAATTTAGTGAACCTAGCACTAAGCTTAGGTATCAAAAAATTTGGTTTTGTGAGCTCTACAGCTGCTGTTGGGAAAAAGGATGTTGTAGAAGGAATAGAGATTACAGAAGAAACTAAATGGGTGAAATCTTCTGAAATTGAAACCTATGCACTTTCCAAATATATGGCAGAAAAAGAAGTATGGAGAGGTATTAATGAAGGTCTGAATGCTGTCATGGTAAATCCTGGGGTAGTTATTGGTGCAGGGGACTGGAAGGAGAGTTCCTTGGCTATTTTTGAGACTGTTTCCAAAGGTTTATCCTATTATCCACCTGGAGGCACAGGCTATGTGGACGCTCGTGATGTGGCTAGGTCACTTACCCAGTTGATGAATAAAAATATCTTTGGTGAGCGTTATATCTGTGTGGGAGTTAATGCCGGATTTAAAGAATTGATGGATACTATCGCTACACAAGTAGGTAAAAAGCCACCTCATAAAGAAATAACTCCGTTTTTGATGAAAATCGCGTATGTTTTTGCCTCTATTTATAGTGGAATCACATTTTCAGCACCAAAACTCACTAAAACAGTATTGAAATCTTCTTTTACCAAAACTAAGTTTAGCAATCAGAAATTGAAGGATGCCATTGGGTATGAATTTTATACTTTGAAAGAAAGTGTGGAAAATGCAGTGAAAGGTAAACTCGTGTAA